GGATTAATATTCTGTTTATTTGGAATGTGTGAAAAACGATGTTGTGCATGATAGTTGGGTATGTACTTTGCGCATCCTAATCGAAGGAAGAAAGCTGATGTGCATATCACATGATTCTTTCGCGGTGTTAACTTTAGAGACCGTATGCCTATCATATTATCTCGATCTGAAATAAACACACCAACAAAATTTATGATCACTACTTGTGGTGCAATTAAACATAATGAACTTAAATCTATAAATAATTTGCATTCACTAATACATGTGTTATTGAGTTCCCAAATATGTCGTCGTTTTCAGCACAGTCTtcacataaaaatgaaatttatttcttatcatCAAAGTCTGTAcatactaatatatgtatgtgtacaaacTATAATCTTTGTCCTTGTGTTAGGCTTGAACTTTATAAtagaaaaatcaaacaaattgttTGTCTTAATGGTCCAATGtttgttttggaaatttcaTACTGCAACTGTTAAGCAGTTGTACTTTATTTTAATCTGTAAACCTATCATTCATAAATTATCATATGGATGTACAGTTTAACGTGGATTCATATACCTTCATTGCTAAACCTTAAGACAAAATTTTCACCCATGTGtgcacatttatacatacatatagatatagatagaCACATTTTGATAACCGTATTCCATATTATTTCTTTAAGGTTGTCCTTACATAATATATGATTGATACACATATTGCAGGTACAAGTGCTGGAAGTAAAAAAGATAAAAGTCAAAAAAAGCAAACCCCTCAAAGTGACGACAAGCGAAACAAACGGAAAAAAGATGACACTATTGAAAAGGTAGATACCGGCGATTTTATTGTTGAGGTAGGAGACAAActtaaagtttattatcatgAGAAAAAGGTGACTTATGAAGCAAAAGTTATCGAAATATCTGTACAACGGGGTTCACCGATGTACCTGGTTCATTACACCGGTTGGAACAATCGTTATGATGAGTGGGTACCGAGAGAACGTATTGCTGAAAACATAACTAAAGGCTCAAAACAGAAAGGGCGTATGTCAAATGCAAGTGGGATGGAGAAGCAAAAGGAGAATCCTTCAAAGCCACCTTCGGTTTCCTCTTTGAATCCGTCAGGTCCTCCAAATTCGATGGTAAATATAATAGGCAATACACCGTTATCAACAAAGTTGTCAGTATCATCAAAACGTGGGCGTGGTCGAAGTGACTCGCTCCCGCCGCGTTCCACTACACCCTCATCAGTAGCATCTAACTCCAGCCGAACGAAATCACCTGCTACATCTGGTCTAAAAAGAAGACCAATTCGTTCAATGGTTAATACTACACGACGTACATCTGCAAACGTTTCTGATGTTTCTTTGCAAAGTGAATCTGACACGGACTCCGATGAACCGGTAAGACGTCCAACGCGTGGTAGTAAAGAAATTGAGTACAAGTCAGGATCTTTGAGTGGTAAAGTGGCAAACAAGAGTATCAACTCGGATACAGATGTTGACGATGACGAGGATGACACTTCGATTATTATAGGAACGAATAATAACACCACTAAGGGTCGTAATTATGACCTTAATCAAATTCGATCTGAACTAAGGGGCTTAAAATCACCTTCGCCATCATATGTGCGAAACGACGAATCGATGTCAAAAGTGACACAGCCGATTAAAGTGGAGAGCGTAATAGATGTTAAAGATGTTTGTTCTTCTAAAAGCAAAGCAATGGTAGAATCAAATACTGAGGTGGTCGCCATTAAACAAGAAGTGAAACAAGATCAAAAAGATGATAATGGGAAATCGTCTACGGATATGTCTTCAGAGACGGAATCATTTTGTGATGATGACTCACAATCATCAGGCAAAACGACAACCCTTGAAAACATGACAAAaaagtttcagcaaaaaataaaagcaggaAAACAACAAACCTTTGAAAAACTTTCATGTGGAAACCCTGCAGTGGAACGTGTACCGAAAgttgtagaaaaaataatacaggATTCACTCGCGGAAAAACTTCAGGAGATTCTTAAAACCAAACCGGAAGTAAAAAAAGAGGAAGGCTTAGAGGCGGATATTAGCGACGCTGCCTTATGTAAATCGGATATAGATAAAGAAGATAGTAAACAAAAATCCGTACAAACTGAATTAATTCAAAAGAATACTTCTAATATCCATCACAGATTTGAAAGCACCATATGTAGTAGCAAGTATTCATCCCTAATTGTAGAAAAGCCAGTATGCTCTAATAAGAAGATAGAATCTGGTTGTTGCAAGAAGACCGACATTAGCAGAAAAGGAGTCACAGATAGTATAGAAAGCCAATCAAAAAAAAGTATAGAACCCCTTGTGAAAGAGTTAAATAAAGGTGAACCGTCAGCAGCTTGTTCTCCATCCTCATCATCTTCATCGTCATCCGCATCAGCATCTTCATCTTCTCGTTCATTACCAGACATGAGCAAGCTAGATATTAGTGGAGGATcttcgacttcttcaatatatgTGATGCCTAATAAAGACGCAAAGTTAATATCTATTGCTCCGAAAGCGACATCACCTGATATTTATGAGTTCAAAGATCCGGAACCCTTTGAATTTGAATTACGAAAGTTACAAACTACCAGCGCAAATATTTCGTCCTTGACCACGGGTATAACAAGTGCATGTAATGTATCTGGAATTTCTCGAAAATCAACTCAAAAAAGtgtaatttcacaaaatttggttaacGAAAAGCAACAACCACCTCCAAACCCAATGACCGTTTTAgtaaatcgcaaaaaaaaaggCTCTCCAATGAAGGAAGCTGTAGTAGATAAATCTAAGTTACTTAAAACTGagggaaaattaaatattatgtcAGAtggaaaaatcaataaaattgctTCTACTATTTCAGTCGTAACAAAAAGTACATTAGATAGTCAAACGAACTTAATGACTCTGAATCCATTATCAGCAAATCAGCAAATCAGTCCTTGCAGTAACTCGATTACACAGAAAACAGATACACTGAATAATACATCATTCGATACATTGAGAACATCACCAAATTTCAATGTAAACATAAACGCATTAAATGAGGAGTTAGCGCAAACAGTACAGGAAACAACCAGAGCCCTTACTGATGCTTTTCAAAAACCAAAGCTGTCCTCTTTACAGGAAGTCACTGGTACGCTTCCAAATTTGGCGTCACCGAAACAAAAtgatattgagaatttgatggCATCTTCTAAAAACCAACAAGAAAACGTTTCAACATTAATTAGTCCATTACCGACAGCGCCCATTAAGACAGTTATTGGCAGTCCATTTATAGAGACTCGAAAAGATCTGAGCAATGTTTTTGAGTTGAGTACGAGCGAAGGATTTACATCATTAAGCGAATCGAAGGACAATAAGTTTGAATTCGAGAATGCTAAGAAAATGCTTTCTGCAACATCAGACGCATTCGATTTAGAGCCTGCTAAATACGAGAATAGACCGACATCCATCGCAGATAAACTTTTAAAAGCTATAAGTCAAAAAAAAGAGgaagataaatataaaattgagccTAAAAATGAGAAAGGAGAAGATAGCGGATTTTCGAAGGATGATTTTGCGgttgtaaaaaataaagcagAATTGATACTTGGAAATGATTGTGCATCAAATGAACCGTTAAACATTAACATAGATTTAGCCGGTTCTCCCATGAGCTTCGGTAGTAATTTAAGTTTAGAAAAACTACCCATCATAACTGGCCCAATAAATAAACCCATCCCTCTTACAAGCCCTGAACCGAAGTTGGGAATACTAGAGTCGATTACAGTAAAAAATAATGACTTAACGGAAACAATACAGAAACTTGAATGTGCAATTCAACGGAAAACGCCAGTCAGTGGGCTTTCAGTTACAACTACACCAAACACATTTTCAGAGGATTCGATGGATAGTACTGATTCGGAACGTCGCCTTGTTATAGAAGACGTGGCTGAAGACATGTGTGATATTCTTAAAAGTCCCAACGATTCACAGCATATTGGTGAGACAAAAATAAGTATATTGTCACATAAAACAGATGTTGCTGTCAGTAAAATAGTACCAGACAACATTTCACCGCATATAAGAGCTGATTCTCAAATCTCCCAAACTCCACATACAAGTCGACCACAATGTCTTAGTGCATCAGTTCCGTTTCCAACCATTTCGTCCCCTATAGTTGTGACTTCAGCAAACAAAATATCGCCGATCTTACATGTTGTGACTGATATGACAAACGAACAGAAAGGGCCACAATTTGGAAATCAGGAAGTACAAAAGAAAGACAAGCGAAAGCAAGAAGGCAGCCTATCTGTGGGCATTGAAAATAGTGCTGATAATGAAACAAGGTCTaatgaaaacattaatttaagaGATAGTTATAGTGTTAAGTCTTTTGAAACTGTTGCGCCATCACCTCTAATTGAAAGTTCTAAGCAACACACTCAAAGACCAACAGATGTTGTACCGATTTTGGTTCCAGATATTCCAGTTTCAGTTGTTGTAGCTTCTGGAGCGGTGCCCTCAGTAAAAGCCGCAGCACAGGCAGCAGCTGAAGCAGCAGTTCAAAGTCCTACTTCAAAAATTCATACGACCACAAATGTGGATCATAAAGCCCCTGTATCTAAAACACTcttaacttcaaatttaatcgTGTCTTCCGAAAAAACTTTGACTATAGATAAAAATTTAGAGAGTAAGATTAATATTCAAGACTCGGGTGTATATATTGATGCATCAAATGATTTGAAAATTACTCCGCCATCAACAGTAACCTGCCCATCAGCCGCAGGTATATCAGCTAATTCAGGATTTTATTTGGATATGCGTACAGAGCTCCGACCTGAGGACGGTGTAAAACCTATTCACGACACTTCACACACAAATACTGATATTGAACGTTTTAGCTGTAAAAAAGTTGAAGGTAGTTTATGTGCTGATGAATTAGCTTCTAATTTTGGTGTTGATACCAATAATGAGTCTATAAACCTTCTTTGCGAGGAAACGATTCCTGGCAGTCCAACACCTGCTTTTGGAGGAAAAGAGGAGCCTTCGGGAACACAATTAGCTACAGAAAGCACTTTACTGTTGGATAGCAACATTAAGGTTTTAGGTGTCACGGAGCCAGGTGTTTTGCTTGCTAATATGAATAATTCCCCAAATGATTCAGCAAGCCATGATGACAGCAGTGAGGATGTAAAAAAACAAGTTGATATGGATAACGAAATATCCCCTCGAAAACGTCGGCGACCCAGAAAGCAGTCAGAAATGATCATCATATCAGACCACCATACCAAACGGCGAAGACAAATGGCATGTATGAAAAAGATTCCAGGTTAGTTACACTtgtgaaatatgtacatttggggtactcacaacgtgtcataaagcatcgtaaaattataaatttttatgctagtttaaaaaatttgttgttggtttgcatactaaaataagtttacgcaaatacaactctgaacgctatgttttcggatcgttatatcttataactttatgagaccaTGTGAAACCCCTAATTATAGTAGTAGTTTACACAAGTATATACAGttgtccacaaaataataggagtACCAATCTGAAAATTGTGTTTGGCTGCATAACTTTTTGAAATCACATGTAAATGACGCGAAACAATAACGGTACACATAACGGGATACTaacattaaaatacaaaacaaatttttattgtgatGATTGCTTTTCTACTTCTGCTTTGCTAGTTCTGGAAGACCCTTGTTATTGCTTtccacaaaataataggagtgtcaaatatttcgttttcaaaataatccttaacataaaaaatgttcacaaaatttgaaaagtaagTATAGTTCCATAATCTACcagcaatttaaattatttattattttatttaatcattGGGTTTTTCTCCAGTGGGTAGAGGAAATCATTGTACAGAGCAAAAGCGGAAAACGATAAAACTAGGAAAAACTTATAAAGAGATCCAAAAAACCGTAAAATACTCTCCTcaaatgatagcaaatgccttaaattatagaaacaaaaatgaaactGGTAGACAAAAGCGCAAAACATCCACTGCAGACGATCGCAATATAGTACGCCACTGCAAAATTAATCCTTTTGCTTCAGCCAAGAGCATCCATGACGAACTAAATTTGTCAGTTAATACTGAAACTATTCGTAGGCATTTGAAGCAGAACAAATTATTTGCCAGAAGTCCACGAAAAAGACCCCCATTAAAAAAAAGAAGCCCAtatacaatttgcaaaagagCATGGCTCCTGACCCGCGTCTAAATGGCGAAACATATTATGGTCAGAGCCAATCCAAAGTTGAGTTATTTGGTAGTATAGGCTCTAGGAACTTTGTCCGACGTCCCCCTAACTCAGAATATAATCCCCGGTTTCCCATAAAAACCGTTATACATAACGATGCCAAATCATGGTACGCCGTCGTTTTTGACATTGTGGTGTTGGTCCAATTCATTTAATTGAAGGCATCATGGATCAAAGGgcatataacaaaatattatatgagGTAATGTTGACACATGTCTCGTGAAATATGCCATTAATTTGGGTATATCAACGGGATAATGACCCTAAACATACTAGCAAGTGCGCATAAAAATGGTTTAGTGCCAACGGAGTTGAGGTTATGTGGTGACCTGCTCCGCCCCCTGACTTCAACCCCATTGAAAACCTGTGGATAGATATCAAGAAGAAAGTAGCTGAAGAGAAACCAATCAATTCGAGAGATTTATGGCAAGTAGTGAAAGAGGTTTGGATAGGAATACCAATAAGACGTTGCCAGGATTTCATAGACTCCATGCCTCGGAGATGTGATGATGTGTTAAAAAAATCGAGGACATTCAACGAAATaatagttattttaatattctgtgCAACTTTGGAGCCattatgtattaaaattataaaacgaCCCCGCATTACACAAAATActcctatttttttgtggaactGGTTTTTTAGTTTACTTCATATAAACTgcgatatacaatttttttatgtttaattgaaATAGGTGAAATCTGGAAATATTAATAGATCTATAACAAATTACATTCATATTATGTATTATAgcgaataattaaatataacgttataaaaaaactttcatATATATAGCAGGTTCCGATAGCGATGAAAACTCTGATGGTACATCGCAACGCATTCTCGAATCCCGACATCAtttccaacaacaatttcaacTACAACAGCCACAAACATCAGTTGGAATTCGATCTTGTCCCTATAACTTCTTGGTACACTTAGGTATAATTAACATGAATATATTAGTGTTGCCAGAaagattttaattgatttttccCTCTACAGATCCGAATCTAGGGTCTGACCAGTGCATAGcaattttgttaaaacaaaTTCAGGAATTGCGGAAAACCTATAATGCAATCAAAATCGACCTGGCGAGTATTGATCGAAGACGTAAAAAATTACGACGACGGGAAAGGGAAAAGAAGCAACAAGTGCAAAATCAACaacttaaaatttcttaattatgtTTTACACAAATGCAGAATGTGAAGAATTCTACAATTGAAttgagttatacatacatatgtatatgtatatttacaagtaatgtttagttttttttataaaactaagctttttaattctattttgcagaaataaaacaatgtttctctttaaatataaatcagACGAAATTTTTActtgttgaaaaaataagagattttgtttttataaatccATTTTAAGACACCGAATAACCTCCCTCTAAGTTTAACTGATGTCCATTTACAAAACTTGAGTTACTACTTAACAAGTAGACTATTCCATCGACTACTTCTTGCACCTCGCAAAAGCGATTGAGAGGTATATGTGCTAAAAGCGGACCCGATTTTTCTTCATTACTCCAATTTTCACGTCCCATTTGTGTTAGCACTACTGTAGGATTAATGGAATTTACTCGTATTTGCTTGGGTCCAAGCTCTAAGGCTAATGAACGTGTCAATGAGTCGACAGCAGCTTTAGTAGCACTGTATACAGCATGACCGTGAAATGATCGAGAAGCAGCTAATGAGGATGTCATCACTACACTCGATCCTTTTTTGAGCTTCGGCAAAAGTGTTTGGGTAACGTTGAAAATTGCCTTGATGTTAATATCAAATGTGCTTTATGAGAAAtatcaatataaaatttaaaaagtttacatcattaacacatatatatgtatattatactcATCAAAATCCTGTTCTGTCAATTCAGTGAAAGGTTTGATTATTGCTACGCCAGCATTGTTCACCAAACCATCAATTTGTGGGAGTTTCGATAGAATATCCCGTGTATTCTGCCAATTTCTAAGATCTACTGGTATGGTTTCCACAGttgaacatatatttttaagctcTTCTAATTTTTCCACCGACTTTGAAAGCGCAATCACTTTAGCGCCTGCTGCTGCCAAATGCTGGCATAAAGCTCTACCAATTCCtgtacacgtacatacatatataaaaatatatgttctattatttataaaagatcgtcatttatacaaaaaaaaattagaatgcaTACCTTGACCAGCTCCTGTTACTACGATGACTTTGCTTTCCAAACTTGCCAACATTGCTAATGTATTCACAAAAATCCTAAGTTAGTCCACTCTGAGATAACACTTATAATTTACGCAGATAAGTCCAAAATGTGAATAATGATCAGCAGTACTTTAAGCACTGTACCTTTAGATGATTTGCAGTTAATATTAATGCACAGAAGCTTTAAATTAAAAGCttcaaaacaaaacagaaaaccTTATCAAACAAAGCTCCAAAACACATATCAAGATCAAagctaaataattatttttattgactactttCACTAGTacgtaaattattatatacataaatatattttccattacAAACGCATACATTCTCGTTCATACGTATTCAACAGAAAACACGTATGCGTCATAAAATGTTCAGTGTTCTCTCTTAAAATGAAAAGTTGTTTGTCAAAATTATGTTGGGTACATAAGTCCTGGGTAAAGGTCtgttcgattttattttttttttgttttcttttgtttttatgatgcaaaaatattttttaaagagtcCAACAATGAAAATGCGTTTTGAGTGATAACTGAATACGAATAGAttgtaaataacataaaatcatCAAAATGTATAAAGAAAGTGGCCTAAacatttttaaacgaaaatcCTTTTAAACTTCCTAgcttaaattttctaatttcaatCAAAAAGTACATATATTCCTAGAAATATTAGATTATATCGACTTTTTATGTTCGAAACACATACtatattttaatgtttctaAATTGTGGTTTGTTTCGGGATCAACACATAACAAATTTTTCACCCTTCTATAGATTTGTACATAATAACTGAttaaaatagtttgaaattataaatattttctaaataaattcattaatgtTTAACTACAAATGTTTTTTAACAGTTAAGAATTTTTGATTCTCTAGtccagtggttcccaaacttattttgtctaccgcccactttgagaataaatatttttttagcgcccccattttttcacctatttaaaaaccactataacttcaaattaattattgtgacctatatatgtatataaacggagaattctaaactaaacttttactataaccagcaacttgaaacctgagcgcagtaggtaacatacaacagcgtttaggtctcaagttaatgCTTACGGGCTCCGCCTGCCAAagttgaaacacaactttatagtattaaaacagggaatcttttattaaaaataaaactaaaataatcgatctatatataaaaactaatgtgaaggatgaatctgatgctgtttaataattttgttaatatcaggttccaatttactcaagaacagtcgcaagtcgccacgttcgtatcttaaaataattaatagtacaaatttgtatcccgttatattaattacttcttgatttgtacactggaaatTGAATGaatcaaatgtaatttaaaacttaGTTATATGGGAAGCAGgcatggttgtagtccgatttcgcccattttcgtaCTGTGgtatagaaatatgaaaagaatgtcacgtactaaatttagtcgaagtccgtcagtcgggtcccgagatatgtgatttcaccaaaatgtgggcgtatttaattattgatttaacgcacttttagtagttaaTAATATTTACGCTAAGCaagtttggttgttgtagctttagtgatttgggagatatgtatgtaatttaaaattattagagggcggggatatccccactttttaaaaaatgtttgcccacagatgccccttgctactgcgatacCCTGTACCAAatgttatggcactttataagaTTTCGTAAtacgttttgtgggcgtggcagtagtccgattacgcccatctatgaaCACGTAATTTTATTGTACTAAGGGAcccacataccaaatttcatccaGATatctatttttactcaagttacagcttgcatgggcAGACGgacacccggatttcaacttttctcgtcatcctcatatatattcacatacatatatgatacgtataaccgttatgtgaacaaaactattatactctttaGCAACAAGAGAGAGTCCCCATAATAGGGACCTGAACAAAGGGAGTAACGAAAGTAATACCCTATAAATCTACAAGTAACAAATCCTAATTTTTCTACCAACACACCTTAGGTGGATGCTTTTATATTGACAGAAATCACGTTAAGAATGTTTATACAGTGAGATGTGTATTCAATATTGAAATTACACCCAACTCGTCGGTTCTTTGCTGACGGTAGTTATCAAAAAAGCTCtggaaattattttaacattagACTCGTGTAACatgcgatatatgtatatataaagctgCGCAACTAATTTCTGCAATTCTATGGTGAGGAGATATTGTAGTTACAAATGAATTATTCGGATTTTTGCCAAAACTTTTTCCAATCTTTCTGGCAAAGATCGAATTCCATTACGGTAATACTGTTCATCCTTTCCAAGAATCAAGCCGTTTTTCGATATTCTCTTGTAACAGAAACTGTTTCTGAGCTAGAtcatgtgccaacgaaacaaacaaataatcagACGGTGAAATATCTGGGAAATACGGCGGGTCGGCTAGGACATCCCATTCTTTGAAATGGCTTCGTACGTGTCTCCCAATGCTGAAGCATACTCTTCTTGCGTTTGAAACGGAGTAACAtttccaatttaaaatta
The DNA window shown above is from Bactrocera tryoni isolate S06 chromosome 4, CSIRO_BtryS06_freeze2, whole genome shotgun sequence and carries:
- the LOC120774106 gene encoding AT-rich interactive domain-containing protein 4B isoform X2, with the translated sequence MQQVDTDPPSLPVGTEVSAKYKGAFCEAKVSKVVRNIKVKVAYKQGLGSGIVSDDLIKVAPGQLRVGATVEVRHPDRKDLVECTVTKIQDCSQYTVVFDDGDITTLRRTALCLKSGRHFNESETLDQLPLTHPEHFGNPVVGGRRGRRRGQLNDDSSDEEDESDAKEVVNEKEEHIGNVVCVEMETKKKDKEKWFPGLILAPTAQANVRIRVKDEYLVRSFKDGRYYTVPKKETTEFTREAAAKQDGQAVQAALQYLDSGALPPHWDRESLFGLNNSSSEGDGELESDSSDDEPREEKDRFVAQLYKYMDDRGTPLNKVPSIQNRDVDLYRLFRAVQKCGGYNRVTAKNQWKSIAVRLGFTSVTVSVTNLVKQAYKKFLQPYGEFHRKLGCSMLMTPRNSNRSKGRSLVRANSVASPKPIDSSKESLNKPANNTITASSFSSSSSASSSQNIAASSVVTTTANVITVVTPSVTEESENTSESSLDNAKNKRKAVVGKVKGLVEKYEEKSRDDCDVPLSKIRSSAETPRCEEKDKAPSLKDVPAAPTLHIRDSSPPGTSAGSKKDKSQKKQTPQSDDKRNKRKKDDTIEKVDTGDFIVEVGDKLKVYYHEKKVTYEAKVIEISVQRGSPMYLVHYTGWNNRYDEWVPRERIAENITKGSKQKGRMSNASGMEKQKENPSKPPSVSSLNPSGPPNSMVNIIGNTPLSTKLSVSSKRGRGRSDSLPPRSTTPSSVASNSSRTKSPATSGLKRRPIRSMVNTTRRTSANVSDVSLQSESDTDSDEPVRRPTRGSKEIEYKSGSLSGKVANKSINSDTDVDDDEDDTSIIIGTNNNTTKGRNYDLNQIRSELRGLKSPSPSYVRNDESMSKVTQPIKVESVIDVKDVCSSKSKAMVESNTEVVAIKQEVKQDQKDDNGKSSTDMSSETESFCDDDSQSSGKTTTLENMTKKFQQKIKAGKQQTFEKLSCGNPAVERVPKVVEKIIQDSLAEKLQEILKTKPEVKKEEGLEADISDAALCKSDIDKEDSKQKSVQTELIQKNTSNIHHRFESTICSSKYSSLIVEKPVCSNKKIESGCCKKTDISRKGVTDSIESQSKKSIEPLVKELNKGEPSAACSPSSSSSSSSASASSSSRSLPDMSKLDISGGSSTSSIYVMPNKDAKLISIAPKATSPDIYEFKDPEPFEFELRKLQTTSANISSLTTGITSACNVSGISRKSTQKSVISQNLVNEKQQPPPNPMTVLVNRKKKGSPMKEAVVDKSKLLKTEGKLNIMSDGKINKIASTISVVTKSTLDSQTNLMTLNPLSANQQISPCSNSITQKTDTLNNTSFDTLRTSPNFNVNINALNEELAQTVQETTRALTDAFQKPKLSSLQEVTGTLPNLASPKQNDIENLMASSKNQQENVSTLISPLPTAPIKTVIGSPFIETRKDLSNVFELSTSEGFTSLSESKDNKFEFENAKKMLSATSDAFDLEPAKYENRPTSIADKLLKAISQKKEEDKYKIEPKNEKGEDSGFSKDDFAVVKNKAELILGNDCASNEPLNINIDLAGSPMSFGSNLSLEKLPIITGPINKPIPLTSPEPKLGILESITVKNNDLTETIQKLECAIQRKTPVSGLSVTTTPNTFSEDSMDSTDSERRLVIEDVAEDMCDILKSPNDSQHIGETKISILSHKTDVAVSKIVPDNISPHIRADSQISQTPHTSRPQCLSASVPFPTISSPIVVTSANKISPILHVVTDMTNEQKGPQFGNQEVQKKDKRKQEGSLSVGIENSADNETRSNENINLRDSYSVKSFETVAPSPLIESSKQHTQRPTDVVPILVPDIPVSVVVASGAVPSVKAAAQAAAEAAVQSPTSKIHTTTNVDHKAPVSKTLLTSNLIVSSEKTLTIDKNLESKINIQDSGVYIDASNDLKITPPSTVTCPSAAGISANSGFYLDMRTELRPEDGVKPIHDTSHTNTDIERFSCKKVEGSLCADELASNFGVDTNNESINLLCEETIPGSPTPAFGGKEEPSGTQLATESTLLLDSNIKVLGVTEPGVLLANMNNSPNDSASHDDSSEDVKKQVDMDNEISPRKRRRPRKQSEMIIISDHHTKRRRQMACMKKIPGSDSDENSDGTSQRILESRHHFQQQFQLQQPQTSVGIRSCPYNFLVHLDPNLGSDQCIAILLKQIQELRKTYNAIKIDLASIDRRRKKLRRREREKKQQVQNQQLKIS
- the LOC120774106 gene encoding AT-rich interactive domain-containing protein 4B isoform X1; its protein translation is MQQVDTDPPSLPVGTEVSAKYKGAFCEAKVSKVVRNIKVKVAYKQGLGSGIVSDDLIKVAPGQLRVGATVEVRHPDRKDLVECTVTKIQDCSQYTVVFDDGDITTLRRTALCLKSGRHFNESETLDQLPLTHPEHFGNPVVGGRRGRRRGQLNDDSSDEEDESDAKEVVNEKEEHIGNVVCVEMETKKKDKEKWFPGLILAPTAQANVRIRVKDEYLVRSFKDGRYYTVPKKETTEFTREAAAKQDGQAVQAALQYLDSGALPPHWDRESLFGLNNSSSEGDGELESDSSDDEPREEKDRFVAQLYKYMDDRGTPLNKVPSIQNRDVDLYRLFRAVQKCGGYNRVTAKNQWKSIAVRLGFTSVTVSVTNLVKQAYKKFLQPYGEFHRKLGCSMLMTPRNSNRSKGRSLVRANSVASPKPIDSSKESLNKPANNTITASSFSSSSSASSSQNIAASSVVTTTANVITVVTPSVTEESENTSESSLDNAKNKRKAVVGKVKGLVEKYEEKSRDDCDVPLSKIRSSAETPRCEEKDKAPSLKDVPAAPTLHIRDSSPPGTSAGSKKDKSQKKQTPQSDDKRNKRKKDDTIEKVDTGDFIVEVGDKLKVYYHEKKVTYEAKVIEISVQRGSPMYLVHYTGWNNRYDEWVPRERIAENITKGSKQKGRMSNASGMEKQKENPSKPPSVSSLNPSGPPNSMVNIIGNTPLSTKLSVSSKRGRGRSDSLPPRSTTPSSVASNSSRTKSPATSGLKRRPIRSMVNTTRRTSANVSDVSLQSESDTDSDEPVRRPTRGSKEIEYKSGSLSGKVANKSINSDTDVDDDEDDTSIIIGTNNNTTKGRNYDLNQIRSELRGLKSPSPSYVRNDESMSKVTQPIKVESVIDVKDVCSSKSKAMVESNTEVVAIKQEVKQDQKDDNGKSSTDMSSETESFCDDDSQSSGKTTTLENMTKKFQQKIKAGKQQTFEKLSCGNPAVERVPKVVEKIIQDSLAEKLQEILKTKPEVKKEEGLEADISDAALCKSDIDKEDSKQKSVQTELIQKNTSNIHHRFESTICSSKYSSLIVEKPVCSNKKIESGCCKKTDISRKGVTDSIESQSKKSIEPLVKELNKGEPSAACSPSSSSSSSSASASSSSRSLPDMSKLDISGGSSTSSIYVMPNKDAKLISIAPKATSPDIYEFKDPEPFEFELRKLQTTSANISSLTTGITSACNVSGISRKSTQKSVISQNLVNEKQQPPPNPMTVLVNRKKKGSPMKEAVVDKSKLLKTEGKLNIMSDGKINKIASTISVVTKSTLDSQTNLMTLNPLSANQQISPCSNSITQKTDTLNNTSFDTLRTSPNFNVNINALNEELAQTVQETTRALTDAFQKPKLSSLQEVTGTLPNLASPKQNDIENLMASSKNQQENVSTLISPLPTAPIKTVIGSPFIETRKDLSNVFELSTSEGFTSLSESKDNKFEFENAKKMLSATSDAFDLEPAKYENRPTSIADKLLKAISQKKEEDKYKIEPKNEKGEDSGFSKDDFAVVKNKAELILGNDCASNEPLNINIDLAGSPMSFGSNLSLEKLPIITGPINKPIPLTSPEPKLGILESITVKNNDLTETIQKLECAIQRKTPVSGLSVTTTPNTFSEDSMDSTDSERRLVIEDVAEDMCDILKSPNDSQHIGETKISILSHKTDVAVSKIVPDNISPHIRADSQISQTPHTSRPQCLSASVPFPTISSPIVVTSANKISPILHVVTDMTNEQKGPQFGNQEVQKKDKRKQEGSLSVGIENSADNETRSNENINLRDSYSVKSFETVAPSPLIESSKQHTQRPTDVVPILVPDIPVSVVVASGAVPSVKAAAQAAAEAAVQSPTSKIHTTTNVDHKAPVSKTLLTSNLIVSSEKTLTIDKNLESKINIQDSGVYIDASNDLKITPPSTVTCPSAAGISANSGFYLDMRTELRPEDGVKPIHDTSHTNTDIERFSCKKVEGSLCADELASNFGVDTNNESINLLCEETIPGSPTPAFGGKEEPSGTQLATESTLLLDSNIKVLGVTEPGVLLANMNNSPNDSASHDDSSEDVKKQVDMDNEISPRKRRRPRKQSEMIIISDHHTKRRRQMACMKKIPAGSDSDENSDGTSQRILESRHHFQQQFQLQQPQTSVGIRSCPYNFLVHLDPNLGSDQCIAILLKQIQELRKTYNAIKIDLASIDRRRKKLRRREREKKQQVQNQQLKIS